The genomic DNA GAGAATGTAGTGTCTGCAGGTTCCGAGCGTCTCGATCTTGAGGTCGAAGGCGCGTCCCGTTGAATCTTTGAACGTCCGCCCTGTTTCTTCCACCGGTAGCCGCTCGCCGTTGACGATCAGGCGTTGATCGCGAAACGAGATGCGATCGCCGGGCAGGCCGATCAACCGCTTCACGAATGCATCCGTTCGCACGCCCTTCGCCTGATCGAGGGGAAAGATCCCACCATTCGCGCCCCGCGCGAGATCGAAAACCACGACTTCACCCCGCTCGGGCTCGCGGAACCCGGGCAACTGAAGCTCGGTGAACGGCACCCGGGCCCCGAAGATGAACTTGTTCACGAAGACGTGATCGCCGACGAGAAGCGTGGGGAACATCGAGTCCGAGGGGACATAGAAGGTCTGGAACAAGAAGGTCCGGATCAAGAGCGCGACCGCGACGGCCGCCACCAGGGTCGGCAGCTCCTCCATGAAAGTGGGCTTGGCAGGGGCGTCCGTGTTGGCTTCCGATCGCTCGTTCACGCGTCATCTCCGAGCTTTAGCGCCGCCAGGAACGCCTCCTGGGGGATCTCGACGGACCCGACTCTCTTCATCCGACGCTTTCCCGCTTTCTGCTTTTCGAGAAGCTTGCGCTTCCGCGAGATGTCTCCGCCATAGCACTTTGCCGTCACGTTCTTGCGCAGGGCCTTTACCGTGGTTCGTGCCACCACTTTCGCGCCGATGGCCGCCTGAATGGCAACCTCGAACATCTGACGTGGGATGAACTCCTTGAGTTTCCGGGCCAGTTCCGCACCCCGGGTGTGGGCCTTGTCACGGTGGACGATCAAGGAGAGTGCGTCGACCGGCTCTCCGTTCACGAGGATGTCGAGCTTCACGAGCGAAGCGGGCGAATAGCCGACGAGATCGTAGTCATAGGAGCCGAACCCGCGGGTCGCGCTCTTGATGCGATCGTGGAAGTCGGCCACGACCTCGGCCAGGGGCAGTTCGTAGCGAATCTGAACCCGTCCGCCGTGTACCGCCATATCCCGTTGGGCTCCGCGACGCTCCTGACAAAGAGCCATGACAGCGCCGACGTACTCCTGGGGGACATGGATCGTGGCCAGAATCGTCGGCTCGTTGATCGCAGCGATCTCCATGACGTCCGGCAACGCAGCGGGGGTTTCGATCTCGATCGTTTCACCGTCCTTCTTCTCGACGCGGTATCGCACAGTCGGTGCCGTGGTGATCAGATTCAGATCGTATTCTCGCTCGAGGCGCTCCTGAATGATCTCGCAGTGGAGGAAGCCCAGGAAGCCACAGCGAAAGCCGAAGCCAAGTGCCGCGCTGGTCTCGGGCTCATAGTGGAAGGAAGAATCGTTCAGCCGCAACTTCTCCAAGGCAGCCTTGAGCGAGTGATAATCCTCGGCCTCCACCGGGTACAACCCGCTGAAGACCATCGGCTTCACCTCGCGGAAACCCGGCAGGGCTTCCGGCATCGGGGTCTCTGCGGGAACGATCGTGTCGCCGATCTTGACTTCGTCGAGGCTCTTGATGCCGCAGATCACGACACCCACTTCGCCCGCGCCAAGCCGCGTCACACGGCGGGGGTGAGGATCGATGATGTGCAGTTCCTGGACATCATGCTCACTCCCTTGGGCTCGGAGCTTGATCCGGCCGCCCTTCTTGACCTCACCATCCACGACCCGTACCAGGGCAGCCACGCCCACATACGAATCGAACCAGGCGTCGAAGATCAATGCCCGGAGCGGAGCCTCAGGTTCACCTCGGGGCGGCGGAACATTCGCCACGATCCGCTCGAGCAACTCGTCGACTCCCGTTCCCTCCTTGGCGGAGATCGGAAGCACCTCCGCCGCATCCAGGCCAATGACGTCCTCCACTTCCTGAGCCGCGCCCTCCGGATCGGCGGCAGGCAGGTCGATCTTGTTGACGATCGGAATGATCTCCAGATCCGCTTCGATCGCCATATAGGCATTCGCAAGGGTCTGGGCCTCGATTCCCTGGGACGCGTCCACGACCAACACGGCGCCTTCACAAGCTTGAAGTGCGCGAGACACCTCGTAGGAGAAATCCACATGACCGGGGGTATCGATCAGGTTGAGGATGTAGTCCTCCCCGTCTTTGGCCCGGTAGGACATGCGCGCGGTCTGGGCTTTGATGGTGATGCCGCGCTCTTGCTCCAACTCCATCTTGTCGAGGAATTGGGCCCTCTTCTCACGCGCGCCAAGCGTCTCGGTGGCGTCGAGGAGTCGATCCGCCAAGGTGCTCTTGCCGTGATCGATATGCGCGATGATGCAGAAGTTCCGGATCTTGGAAGCGTCCATCAGCCTTTCGAAAGCGCCTCCACGAAGTAGTCGCGCGTGCGCTCGAGCCCCTCAGTGGGGCTGATCTCGGGCTCCCAGCCCAGCACCTTTCGGGCGATTGTGATATCCGGCCGACGAACCCTGGGATCATCCGGGGGCAGCTCACGGTGGACGATCTTCGAAGAGCTCCCCACGAGATCGATGATCTTCTTCGCGAGATCGAGCATCGAGATCTCGGCTTCACTTCCGATATTCACGGGTGTCGGATGGTCCGATCCCAGCAAACGCCACAGGCCCTCGACGAGATTGCTCACATAGTTGATCGAGCGCGTCTGACTGCCATCGCCGTAGACCGTGACGTCCTCGCCGCGAATTGCCTGAGCAAAGAAGTTGGGAATCGCGCGTCCGTCATCGATCCGCATGCGCGGACCGAATGTGTTGAAGATGCGAACGATGCGGGTCTCGACGCCATGGTGGCGGTGATAGGCCATGGTCATCGCCTCGGCGAAGCGCTTCGCCTCGTCGTAGACGCCACGGATGCCCACCGGGTTCACGTTGCCCCAGTAGGTCTCGGGCTGCGGGCTCACGTCCGGATCGCCGTAGCACTCAGAGGTGCTCGCCAGCAGGAATCGAGCGCTCTTCGCTTTGGCCAGGCCGAGGGCCTTGTGCGTGCCCAGCGATCCCACCTTCAGGATCTGGATGGGCAGGCGCTCGAAATCCCTGGGGCTTGCGGGCGAGGCAAAATGCAGGATGGCGTCGAGGTCGCCATCGACATGGAGATAGTTGGTGACGTCATAGTGCTCGAAGGAGAAGCGCGGGTGCCCCAACAACTCGGAAATATTGGCCATGTTGCCGGTCAACAGGTTGTCGAAGATGATGACCTCACAACCCTCTTCGAGCAAACGCCGCGAGAGATGGGATCCAATGAAGCCAGCGCCTCCCGTCACCAGGACCCTGCCAAATTCCGTCATCGAGGTCTTCCTTTCGCACGTGTTGCGGGAGCGTCCGGGCTCTCGAGATAGGCAGCCAGGGCCTCCCGCCAAGGCCGCATCGGCACACCGGCAGCACGGGCTTTGCCGCAGTCGAGCACCGAGTAGCGTGGCCTCGGCGCCGGCAGGTTCAGCGTTTCGGTGGTGATACGATCGATCGGAACCGCTTGGAAGCCGCGTAGATCGAGGGCAGCGCGAGCCACGTCCCACCAGGTGGCCTCGCCGTCATTCGTCACATGAAAAATACCGTTCTCGTCCGCATCGACGAGAAAGAGAATTGCCGTCGCCAGATCTTCCGCCCAGGTCGGGCGGCCCGTCTGATCATCCACGACACGAAGCCCACCGCCCTCTGCAGCGGCCTTCTCCGCTTGCCCGAGTACGGCCCCGACGAAGTTCCGGCCGCGCCCGAACACCCAACTGGTGCGCAGGATGAGCGACCCCGGATCCTCCTCCAGGGCGAGTTTTTCGCCGTCCCACTTTGTTTTCCCATACACGCTGCGGGGTGCAGGACTCGCATCCTCGGCGATCGGATGCTCGGCGTCCCCATCGAAGACATAGTCCGTCGAGATGTGAACGAAGCGGATCCCCAAGCGCTTGCAGAGGCGCGCGAGCCCCGCTGGCGCCAAGGCATTTACCTTGTGAGCGAGGTCGGGTTCCTGCTCACAGCGGTCGACGTGGGTCAGCGCCGCCGCATTGACCAACACATTCGGAAGCCCTCCGGCGAGCCCCTTCAACTCAGTCTCGACGGCGTCCGTATCGGTCACGTCGAGCTCCAGATCCCGCCCGTGAAACACATCGCCTCGAGCTCCGAGCTGGGCACGTAGTGCCGACCCGAGCTGTCCCTCGGAGCCCGTCACGAACCAGCTTCCACCCGTCATCGTGCGTCCCAGGATTCGAAAGGGCTTTCGTGGGTCACCGGAGATCCCCGGACGCCAGATGCATTCCGCATTTCATCGGGGATCCCGAGTCAACACCCAGGTGGGCAGGCGGTGATCCGTCTTCAAGCGCGCTGCAAGCCGCTCGGCTTCTGCGCGTTCCTCCATCGGGCCCACCCGCACCTTGAAGCGGGCCGACCCGCCCGTATCCTCGATGATGTAGACCTCGTAGCCCGCCTTGCCGAGTTTCTGGGCGAGGCTGTCCGCTGCGGCCCGATCGCCGAAGGCCCCGACCTGGATCGCGTGCTGCCCCTCCCGCGGAGAAGGCGCTGCCACTTGAGGACGATCCGGTCGTGCAGCACGAACGGGCTGGGCATCGCTACCCCCGAGCGGCGCAGTCGGTCGCTGTGGTTGCCGCAGCGGCTCGTCGGAGTCTCCCACCACGGGAACCGGCGTCGTTCGTCCACTGAAATGATCGATCACCAGCTCCGGTTCATCCCATGCAGCCCCGGCAACCAGGCCGACCCCGAAGCCCAACACGATCAACACAGCCGCACCACCCAGGGTGGCGAACCAACCCGGGCCCTCATCCTTCTTTCGTCGACGTTCGTTCTCGCTCACATTCGCTCCGGAGCACTCATGCCGAGGAGCTCGAGGCCCCGCGCCAACACGATGCGTACACCGAGGGTGAGACCGAGCCGAGCCGCCGTGAGCCCAGCATCATCGCTGAGAATGACGTGGC from bacterium includes the following:
- a CDS encoding SPOR domain-containing protein, giving the protein MSENERRRKKDEGPGWFATLGGAAVLIVLGFGVGLVAGAAWDEPELVIDHFSGRTTPVPVVGDSDEPLRQPQRPTAPLGGSDAQPVRAARPDRPQVAAPSPREGQHAIQVGAFGDRAAADSLAQKLGKAGYEVYIIEDTGGSARFKVRVGPMEERAEAERLAARLKTDHRLPTWVLTRDPR
- the lepB gene encoding signal peptidase I; the encoded protein is MNERSEANTDAPAKPTFMEELPTLVAAVAVALLIRTFLFQTFYVPSDSMFPTLLVGDHVFVNKFIFGARVPFTELQLPGFREPERGEVVVFDLARGANGGIFPLDQAKGVRTDAFVKRLIGLPGDRISFRDQRLIVNGERLPVEETGRTFKDSTGRAFDLKIETLGTCRHYILEDPEWGHQDVAEFEVKPGRFFFMGDNRDNSHDGRRFGTVRKQELAGPAGLLYWSWNWNGAWLELLNPLTWIRNLTSETRWGRMGGFHECFEAGEEMPPPPENASG
- the rfbD gene encoding dTDP-4-dehydrorhamnose reductase, which encodes MTGGSWFVTGSEGQLGSALRAQLGARGDVFHGRDLELDVTDTDAVETELKGLAGGLPNVLVNAAALTHVDRCEQEPDLAHKVNALAPAGLARLCKRLGIRFVHISTDYVFDGDAEHPIAEDASPAPRSVYGKTKWDGEKLALEEDPGSLILRTSWVFGRGRNFVGAVLGQAEKAAAEGGGLRVVDDQTGRPTWAEDLATAILFLVDADENGIFHVTNDGEATWWDVARAALDLRGFQAVPIDRITTETLNLPAPRPRYSVLDCGKARAAGVPMRPWREALAAYLESPDAPATRAKGRPR
- a CDS encoding SDR family oxidoreductase translates to MTEFGRVLVTGGAGFIGSHLSRRLLEEGCEVIIFDNLLTGNMANISELLGHPRFSFEHYDVTNYLHVDGDLDAILHFASPASPRDFERLPIQILKVGSLGTHKALGLAKAKSARFLLASTSECYGDPDVSPQPETYWGNVNPVGIRGVYDEAKRFAEAMTMAYHRHHGVETRIVRIFNTFGPRMRIDDGRAIPNFFAQAIRGEDVTVYGDGSQTRSINYVSNLVEGLWRLLGSDHPTPVNIGSEAEISMLDLAKKIIDLVGSSSKIVHRELPPDDPRVRRPDITIARKVLGWEPEISPTEGLERTRDYFVEALSKG
- the lepA gene encoding elongation factor 4 codes for the protein MDASKIRNFCIIAHIDHGKSTLADRLLDATETLGAREKRAQFLDKMELEQERGITIKAQTARMSYRAKDGEDYILNLIDTPGHVDFSYEVSRALQACEGAVLVVDASQGIEAQTLANAYMAIEADLEIIPIVNKIDLPAADPEGAAQEVEDVIGLDAAEVLPISAKEGTGVDELLERIVANVPPPRGEPEAPLRALIFDAWFDSYVGVAALVRVVDGEVKKGGRIKLRAQGSEHDVQELHIIDPHPRRVTRLGAGEVGVVICGIKSLDEVKIGDTIVPAETPMPEALPGFREVKPMVFSGLYPVEAEDYHSLKAALEKLRLNDSSFHYEPETSAALGFGFRCGFLGFLHCEIIQERLEREYDLNLITTAPTVRYRVEKKDGETIEIETPAALPDVMEIAAINEPTILATIHVPQEYVGAVMALCQERRGAQRDMAVHGGRVQIRYELPLAEVVADFHDRIKSATRGFGSYDYDLVGYSPASLVKLDILVNGEPVDALSLIVHRDKAHTRGAELARKLKEFIPRQMFEVAIQAAIGAKVVARTTVKALRKNVTAKCYGGDISRKRKLLEKQKAGKRRMKRVGSVEIPQEAFLAALKLGDDA